A single bacterium DNA region contains:
- a CDS encoding MarR family transcriptional regulator yields the protein MSDRITRNPAEVMRDEMAIRDRILEILSAEPLTIPEIAGKLGYPTHEVVRWVMAMWSYKLVEETGKAGQDGYYRYRVKVKPESGG from the coding sequence GTGAGCGACCGTATCACGCGGAATCCAGCCGAGGTCATGCGCGACGAGATGGCCATCAGGGACCGCATCCTCGAGATACTCTCGGCGGAGCCGCTCACCATCCCTGAAATCGCCGGTAAGCTGGGTTACCCAACCCATGAGGTGGTTCGCTGGGTGATGGCGATGTGGAGCTACAAGCTCGTCGAGGAGACCGGAAAGGCGGGCCAGGACGGTTATTACCGGTACCGGGTGAAGGTCAAGCCGGAGAGCGGGGGGTAG
- a CDS encoding 4Fe-4S dicluster domain-containing protein, with translation MARVSAEFIEEVRAADFNAGDCMNCGICTSVCPIGLELLPRAIFRYVVVGLESKVIENAETIFSCLLCRMCEENCPAEVHITENVKTLRAYINRKVFKLTRN, from the coding sequence ATGGCAAGAGTCAGCGCGGAGTTCATCGAAGAGGTCCGGGCAGCCGACTTCAACGCCGGGGACTGCATGAACTGCGGGATCTGCACCTCGGTGTGTCCCATCGGCCTGGAGCTTCTCCCCCGTGCGATTTTCCGTTACGTCGTCGTCGGCCTCGAGTCCAAAGTGATCGAGAACGCCGAGACCATCTTTAGCTGCCTTCTGTGCCGGATGTGCGAGGAAAACTGCCCGGCCGAGGTCCACATCACCGAGAACGTCAAGACCCTGCGCGCCTACATCAACCGGAAGGTCTTCAAGCTCACGAGGAACTGA
- a CDS encoding (Fe-S)-binding protein: MALPTGAIIGILVDNLRLRKSVIPLSKRKMTGWAEGLELPRGGETVLYTGLMYQLMPSIVAMANLMGRFENSPIRHLMGLGRLANKVVNLSFFMARSRPEIRRAYDVRLRAIAELLLESGVEFGYLADEELYSGALVYDNGMMEVFRRHARRVRDALKRRGVRRVITVDPHTLNMFRDVYPKLIEGFDIGAESYLEVLARRGMETNGATGKTVVIHDSCVYARYEDVLEQPRALLRSTGAEVREPDYSRTITLCCGGPIESLFPSRSKEVARERIGQLAACGSDVAVMCPICLFNLTEAAETTGADVRVRDICEYLSEARPS, from the coding sequence ATGGCGCTGCCCACGGGTGCGATAATCGGTATTTTGGTGGACAACCTCCGCCTGAGGAAGAGCGTCATCCCGCTGTCGAAGCGGAAGATGACCGGTTGGGCGGAGGGTCTGGAGCTTCCCCGGGGCGGCGAGACGGTGCTCTACACCGGCCTGATGTACCAGCTCATGCCGTCCATCGTGGCCATGGCTAACCTGATGGGTCGGTTCGAAAACTCACCGATCCGCCACCTCATGGGCCTCGGTCGGTTGGCCAACAAGGTCGTCAACCTGTCCTTCTTCATGGCCCGCAGCCGACCCGAAATACGCCGGGCCTACGATGTGCGGTTGCGCGCGATTGCGGAGCTCCTGCTGGAATCGGGAGTCGAGTTCGGCTACCTCGCCGACGAGGAGCTCTACTCCGGGGCGCTCGTTTACGACAACGGCATGATGGAGGTCTTCCGGCGCCACGCCAGGCGCGTCCGCGACGCGCTCAAACGCCGCGGCGTCCGTCGGGTCATCACCGTGGACCCGCACACGCTGAACATGTTCCGTGACGTGTACCCGAAGCTCATCGAGGGCTTCGACATCGGGGCCGAGAGCTACCTCGAGGTGCTCGCCCGGCGCGGGATGGAGACGAACGGGGCGACGGGCAAAACGGTCGTCATTCACGACTCGTGCGTTTACGCCCGGTACGAGGACGTGCTCGAGCAGCCCCGGGCGCTGTTGAGGAGCACCGGCGCCGAAGTGCGCGAGCCGGATTATTCCCGCACCATCACCCTCTGCTGCGGCGGGCCCATCGAATCCCTCTTCCCGTCGAGGTCCAAGGAGGTCGCCCGGGAGCGGATCGGTCAGTTGGCGGCGTGCGGGTCGGACGTGGCCGTCATGTGCCCGATCTGCCTCTTCAACCTCACCGAGGCCGCCGAGACCACCGGGGCCGACGTCCGCGTCCGCGACATCTGCGAGTACCTGAGCGAGGCCCGCCCGTCGTAA
- the ispH gene encoding 4-hydroxy-3-methylbut-2-enyl diphosphate reductase: protein MEVILARAAGFCYGVKRACQVAFEATQTHPGGVSSLGPIIHNPQMVARLAEAGLGVIEDLDAARVGTVLIRSHGVPPEVLKKLRDRGFEVVDATCPLVQRAQKLAKGLAAEGYRVVVIGEPEHPEVAALVAWADSGRREGAEGAVVVQSTADVARLKRGQRIGVVAQTTQLEEDYVRLVGELLKITDELKAHNTICDATARRQAAMLELLDTVDGMVVIGGRNSANTTRLYERCRERGSKAWHIETAEELEPEWFAGMERVGVTAGASTPDWIIEEVVERLRSF, encoded by the coding sequence GTGGAGGTCATCCTCGCCCGGGCCGCCGGATTCTGCTACGGGGTGAAGCGCGCCTGCCAGGTGGCCTTCGAGGCCACCCAGACCCACCCCGGAGGCGTGTCCAGCCTGGGACCGATAATCCACAACCCGCAGATGGTGGCCCGGCTGGCCGAAGCGGGACTCGGGGTCATCGAGGACCTCGACGCCGCACGGGTCGGGACGGTGCTCATCCGCAGCCACGGCGTCCCGCCCGAAGTTTTAAAAAAACTGCGGGACCGTGGATTCGAGGTCGTGGACGCCACCTGCCCCCTGGTCCAGCGGGCGCAGAAACTGGCGAAGGGCCTCGCCGCCGAGGGATACCGGGTGGTCGTCATCGGCGAGCCGGAGCACCCCGAGGTCGCCGCTCTCGTCGCCTGGGCCGACTCGGGACGCCGCGAGGGCGCCGAGGGGGCCGTGGTGGTCCAGTCCACCGCCGACGTGGCCCGGCTGAAGCGCGGGCAGAGAATAGGCGTCGTGGCCCAGACCACGCAACTCGAGGAGGATTACGTCCGGCTCGTGGGCGAGCTGTTGAAGATTACCGACGAGCTGAAGGCCCACAACACCATCTGCGACGCCACCGCCCGGCGCCAGGCCGCCATGCTCGAGCTTTTAGACACGGTGGACGGCATGGTCGTCATCGGCGGACGCAACTCGGCCAACACCACCCGCCTCTACGAGCGCTGCCGCGAGAGGGGAAGCAAGGCGTGGCACATCGAGACGGCGGAAGAGCTCGAGCCGGAGTGGTTCGCCGGGATGGAGCGGGTCGGGGTCACCGCCGGCGCCAGCACCCCGGACTGGATAATCGAGGAGGTCGTCGAGCGCCTGCGGAGTTTTTAA
- a CDS encoding radical SAM protein: MRIIATSGSDEVARVFLADLGSGRLVEFVESVQPPLPREQKWVLLVSTLLGCPVGCPMCDAGGDYRGVLCADEIFSQIDFLVLRRFPDGRVPAEKFKVQFARVGEPALNPAVLDVLRGLPGRYEAPGLLPSVSTVAPRGTGDFFERLAEIKDEHYGGGRFQLQFSIHTTDAALRDRLIPVKKWGFSEIARYAERFHREGDRRVTLNFALGRDAPVDPAVMLDHFDPELFLLKFTPLNPTYGARRHGLASYIEPDEPGKRYEILDRLEEAGYRVLLSIGEREEDRIGSNCGQLLRRHLDAREKLRDGYTYPLRRIV, encoded by the coding sequence ATGAGGATAATCGCCACCAGCGGATCGGACGAGGTGGCCCGGGTCTTTCTGGCGGACCTGGGCTCAGGAAGGCTCGTCGAATTCGTGGAATCGGTCCAGCCGCCGCTGCCCCGCGAACAGAAGTGGGTTCTCTTGGTCTCGACCCTCCTGGGTTGCCCGGTGGGCTGCCCGATGTGCGACGCCGGGGGCGATTACCGGGGGGTGCTCTGTGCCGACGAGATTTTCTCGCAGATTGATTTTCTAGTCCTCCGGCGTTTTCCCGACGGGCGGGTCCCGGCGGAGAAGTTCAAGGTCCAGTTCGCCCGCGTGGGCGAGCCGGCGCTCAACCCGGCCGTGCTAGACGTGCTGCGCGGACTGCCGGGGAGGTACGAGGCGCCGGGGCTCCTGCCATCGGTCTCCACCGTGGCCCCGCGGGGAACGGGGGACTTCTTCGAGCGGCTGGCCGAAATCAAGGACGAGCACTATGGCGGCGGCCGCTTCCAGCTCCAGTTCTCCATCCACACCACCGACGCCGCGTTGCGCGACCGGCTGATTCCCGTGAAAAAGTGGGGGTTCTCCGAAATCGCCCGGTACGCCGAAAGGTTTCATCGGGAGGGCGACCGCCGCGTGACCCTCAACTTCGCCCTCGGCCGGGACGCGCCCGTGGACCCCGCGGTGATGCTGGACCACTTCGACCCGGAGCTTTTCCTCTTAAAATTCACGCCGCTCAACCCGACCTACGGCGCGCGGCGGCACGGCCTCGCCTCCTACATCGAGCCGGACGAGCCGGGGAAGCGGTACGAGATTCTCGACCGCCTGGAGGAGGCCGGCTACCGGGTGCTTCTGAGCATCGGGGAGCGGGAGGAGGACCGCATCGGCTCGAACTGCGGCCAGCTCCTCCGGCGCCACCTCGACGCCCGCGAGAAGCTCCGCGACGGCTACACCTACCCCCTCCGAAGGATCGTTTAG
- a CDS encoding NAD(P)/FAD-dependent oxidoreductase: MRTARAAVVGCGPAGIAAAIQLARHGVEFFLFERGRPGGLLWNAHRVENYAGFPGGIPGPDLAEKFLCQLGEGGIVPISEEVSGVERRAGGFRLRTTGGGYEAAHVVLATGTRPKPWDGPPVSPECADRVHTEVYPLRGLAGRKVLIIGAGDAAFDYALGLAQSNDVTILNRGQRTRCLPLLERRASREPRISYRAQTSPVKLAFADGRLLVQCSAGDATVDLEADHLLLAVGREPDLGLLTPDLSDENGRPVAGLHVIGDAAGGRCRQAAIAVGDGVRAAMTIAFDLDESR; encoded by the coding sequence GTGAGAACCGCTCGGGCGGCCGTCGTGGGGTGCGGGCCGGCGGGGATCGCCGCCGCGATTCAACTGGCCCGGCACGGCGTCGAATTTTTCCTCTTCGAACGGGGGCGCCCGGGCGGCCTGCTCTGGAACGCCCACCGGGTGGAGAACTATGCCGGCTTCCCCGGGGGCATCCCCGGCCCGGACCTCGCCGAAAAATTCCTGTGTCAGCTCGGGGAGGGCGGGATAGTCCCGATTTCCGAGGAGGTATCCGGGGTGGAGAGGCGCGCCGGCGGTTTCCGCCTCCGAACGACCGGCGGCGGGTACGAGGCGGCGCACGTGGTGCTGGCGACCGGCACCCGCCCAAAGCCCTGGGACGGCCCCCCGGTCTCGCCGGAGTGCGCCGACCGGGTCCACACCGAGGTTTATCCCCTCCGCGGCCTCGCCGGGCGGAAGGTTCTGATAATCGGCGCGGGCGACGCCGCCTTCGATTACGCCCTGGGCCTGGCGCAGTCCAACGACGTGACGATTCTGAACCGGGGCCAGCGGACACGCTGCCTCCCGCTGCTGGAGCGCCGGGCGTCCCGGGAGCCCCGGATCAGCTACCGCGCCCAAACCTCCCCGGTGAAGCTCGCCTTCGCCGACGGCCGCCTTCTGGTACAATGCTCCGCGGGGGACGCGACGGTGGACCTCGAGGCCGACCACCTACTCCTGGCCGTCGGTCGGGAGCCGGACCTGGGCCTCCTGACCCCGGACCTTTCCGATGAAAACGGGCGGCCGGTCGCGGGGCTGCACGTTATCGGCGACGCGGCGGGGGGAAGGTGCCGCCAGGCGGCCATCGCCGTGGGGGACGGCGTCCGGGCGGCGATGACGATCGCCTTCGATTTGGACGAATCGCGATGA
- a CDS encoding isochorismatase family protein, translating to MKEPYFTPKNIAERAAALLRAADGYRREPPRKLSADETALLILDMQRCFLEEGSHAFVPGAPAIIPQINALAAAFKNVVLTRHTNTRENAGAMGRWWRDLIEDGDPMGELDPRLDARGLVIVKTQYDAFYGTDLEKILRERGVCNVVVSGVMTHLCCGTTARSAFVRGFDVYLPVDATATYTEALHRASLLTLSHGFAVPLLTCDLLRLPGVDS from the coding sequence ATGAAGGAACCGTACTTCACCCCGAAAAACATCGCCGAGAGGGCCGCCGCCCTTCTCCGGGCCGCCGACGGATACCGGCGGGAGCCCCCCCGAAAACTTTCGGCCGACGAGACCGCCCTTTTGATTCTCGACATGCAGCGCTGTTTCCTGGAGGAGGGCTCCCACGCCTTCGTCCCCGGCGCCCCGGCCATCATTCCGCAAATAAACGCCCTGGCCGCCGCATTCAAAAACGTCGTCCTCACCCGGCACACCAACACGCGGGAAAATGCGGGCGCGATGGGCCGCTGGTGGCGGGACCTCATCGAGGACGGCGACCCGATGGGTGAGCTGGACCCCCGGCTGGACGCGCGGGGACTTGTCATCGTAAAAACCCAGTACGACGCCTTTTACGGGACGGACCTGGAGAAAATTCTCCGGGAGCGGGGCGTGTGCAACGTCGTCGTCTCCGGGGTGATGACCCACCTGTGTTGCGGGACCACCGCCCGCTCGGCCTTCGTGAGGGGCTTCGACGTATACCTCCCCGTGGACGCCACCGCCACCTACACCGAGGCGCTCCACCGCGCCAGCCTCCTGACGCTGTCCCACGGCTTCGCGGTTCCGCTGCTGACGTGCGACCTCCTTCGACTGCCGGGGGTTGATTCGTGA
- the argF gene encoding ornithine carbamoyltransferase — MAVDLRGRHILSLRDLTPEEIFQLVETGYQLKLEHHRGQPHPLLAGKTLAMIFQKPSLRTRVSFEVGMAQLGGRAIYLGPDDIQLGKRETTEDIALVLSRYVDGIMARVFGHEIVTGLALHAQVPVINGLSQWAHPCQVLGDFLTVWEKKRRFAGLKFVFLGDFNNVARSLIFGGLQLGVNVQIACPSEILDEKPPDEYDEVIEWAMENGPRHGAVLTICNRPRDAVQDADVVYTDVWESMGEKGTKTKDLFRPFQLNADLFHLAKPDAVILHCLPAVYDEELTYDVSRLPNSAIFDQAENRLHAQKAVLAMTMR, encoded by the coding sequence TTGGCCGTAGACCTGCGCGGGCGACACATCCTCTCCCTGAGGGACCTCACCCCCGAGGAGATTTTCCAGCTCGTGGAGACCGGCTACCAGCTCAAGCTGGAGCATCACCGGGGGCAACCCCACCCGCTCCTCGCCGGCAAGACCCTGGCCATGATTTTCCAGAAGCCGTCGCTGCGGACCCGGGTCAGCTTCGAGGTCGGCATGGCCCAGCTCGGCGGCCGGGCCATCTACCTCGGTCCCGACGACATCCAGTTGGGGAAGAGGGAGACCACCGAGGACATTGCCCTGGTCCTCTCCCGGTATGTGGACGGCATCATGGCCCGCGTCTTCGGCCACGAGATCGTGACCGGCCTGGCCCTGCACGCCCAGGTCCCCGTTATCAACGGCCTCTCGCAGTGGGCCCATCCCTGCCAGGTGCTGGGAGATTTCCTGACAGTCTGGGAGAAGAAGCGGCGCTTCGCGGGGTTGAAGTTCGTCTTCCTGGGCGACTTCAACAACGTGGCCCGCAGCCTGATTTTCGGCGGCCTGCAGCTCGGGGTGAACGTCCAAATCGCCTGCCCCTCGGAGATTCTGGACGAAAAGCCGCCAGACGAGTACGACGAGGTCATCGAGTGGGCGATGGAGAACGGCCCCAGGCACGGCGCCGTGCTGACCATCTGCAACCGGCCCCGGGACGCCGTCCAGGACGCCGACGTGGTCTACACCGACGTCTGGGAGTCCATGGGCGAGAAGGGCACGAAGACGAAGGACCTCTTCCGCCCCTTCCAGTTGAACGCCGACCTCTTCCACCTGGCCAAGCCCGACGCCGTCATCCTGCACTGCCTGCCGGCCGTCTATGACGAGGAGCTCACCTACGACGTGAGCCGCCTGCCCAACTCGGCCATCTTCGACCAGGCGGAGAACCGGTTACACGCCCAGAAGGCCGTGCTGGCGATGACGATGCGATAG